ATGGCAGTCGACAAGACCCTGACCGTGTGTGTATCCGGCGGCATCCTGATTTCTTCCTCGCCCCGGCTCGCCGCGCTCAGTTGTGTCCCGCTGCTTCCGCTCTTTGCCCTGCCCAGGTTCTTCGGCAAGGCAATCACCAACGCCTTCGCGCGGCGCAGCGAATCCAGTTCCCGGTTCAGCGAAGCCTTGGGAAACAGCCTGGCCGGAATCATCGACATCAAGAGCTTCACAGCAGAAGAAGCCGAGCAGCGGCGGCTCAGACTGCTGGAGGCAGACCTGGCGGACGCATCGCAGCAGGCCAACGATCTCTGGTCCCTGCAAAGCGGCATCGGCCGCGGACTCTACTCCGTAGGCATGTCCATCAACGCGGCGTACGGCGGAAAGCTCGTGGCCGACGGCACGCTCACAGAGGCACAGTATCTCCGGGCCGTCTATATGTTCCCGCGCCTGCTCGATGCCGTGGACGGTATGGCGGAGGTGCGGCGCGTATACCAGAAGGCGCTTACCTCCGCGAACCGGCTCACCGAGGTGCTCAACCACACGCCCGCAATCCTGAGTGGACCGGTCAAACGAAAGCGCAGCAACTTCGCCGGAGAAATCGTCTTCGACAACGTCACCTTCAGTTATCGTCCCGGGATCAGGGTCCTCGAAAACGTTTCGTTCGAGCTGCGCCCAGGACAGACGCTCGGCATCTGCGGCCACACCGGCTCCGGCAAGAGCACACTGCTGCGCCTGCTCATGCGCTTTTATGAGGTCGAAGAGGGCCGCATTCTTCTGGATGGACAGGATATCCGCGAGCTCGACCTTCACGACCTGCGTGCGGCCGTGGGCCTGGTCAGCCAGGACGTATATCTCTTTCAGGGAACCATTCGCGATAATGTACTTTATGGCCAGCCCGACGCCTCCGACGACCAGATTCGCGAAGCGCTCCTCGAGGCCGGCGCGGAAGAGATGGTGGCTGCCCTGCCCGGCGGCCTGCAGGCCGATGTCGGCGAGCGCGGCAGGATGCTCTCTGGAGGGGAGCGGCAGCGCATCGCCATTGCCCGGGCATTATTGAAGCAGGCGCCGGTGATGGCCTTTGATGAAGTCACCTCGCAGCTCGACTACGACACTGAAGCAACCGTGCAGCGCTCGGTCCGGAAGGTGACGGCTGATCGAAGCATGCTGACCGTGGCTCATCGTCTGTCGACGATTCGAGACTCCAATTCCATTCTGGTTCTCGAACGGGGCAAGGTCGTGGAACAAGGCACCCATGAAGACCTGGTCGCGAGAAGCGGTTTATACGCCTCCCTCTGGCGGCTGCAAACAGGCGACATCCAGGCATAAGGTCTCG
The DNA window shown above is from Acidobacterium capsulatum ATCC 51196 and carries:
- a CDS encoding ABC transporter ATP-binding protein/permease; the protein is MERDRTAGSQGIQVNTARKNKNSQQPILILRSAIPGRQRWDVITIKGNKKKAKALQYALECMPHFRQVQANPVSGRVLLVFDPQQTRLNIGKLLATTLRNLPEVNESMQPRASSAENLRQILKAAGPDRKKVGAAIFFSLVSFAIHFCEGLFVVYTITSRSKSLKSGAEVQQKPLSLTTTALCSVLLNAADTWARQERLRRWHELGLETRQTLRARLIAKITEEDLAYFDAHSTGGLINLISEDTASIGEFMSRGCEMAVDKTLTVCVSGGILISSSPRLAALSCVPLLPLFALPRFFGKAITNAFARRSESSSRFSEALGNSLAGIIDIKSFTAEEAEQRRLRLLEADLADASQQANDLWSLQSGIGRGLYSVGMSINAAYGGKLVADGTLTEAQYLRAVYMFPRLLDAVDGMAEVRRVYQKALTSANRLTEVLNHTPAILSGPVKRKRSNFAGEIVFDNVTFSYRPGIRVLENVSFELRPGQTLGICGHTGSGKSTLLRLLMRFYEVEEGRILLDGQDIRELDLHDLRAAVGLVSQDVYLFQGTIRDNVLYGQPDASDDQIREALLEAGAEEMVAALPGGLQADVGERGRMLSGGERQRIAIARALLKQAPVMAFDEVTSQLDYDTEATVQRSVRKVTADRSMLTVAHRLSTIRDSNSILVLERGKVVEQGTHEDLVARSGLYASLWRLQTGDIQA